One Acidimicrobiales bacterium DNA segment encodes these proteins:
- a CDS encoding thiolase family protein has translation MGEAVIVSTARTPIGTAFKGSLVDVDGLALGTSVVREIVSRSGMDPALFDDVILGESLYGGGDIARYAAIEAGLEGVPGLAHNRHCASGLAAISTASASIRAGMDRAVIAGGVHSTSTMPTSTRRVPGTDDWESWMSPSHAERPDAPAMDMTITVGWNAATEAGVTREQMDAWALRSHERAVAAIDAGAFVEEIYPVNIVERDGSTRTFSVDEHPRRSSSMEKLAALPPLHPEIEGFSITAGNSAGLNDAAGAVVVVDDSLLASEGLEALAVVRGWASVGIAPERTGLAPTLAIPKALDRVGLTIDDVDLWEINEAFASMCVATTRILEIDEEIVNVLGSGCSLGHPIAMTGSRMVISLIHELRRRGGGTGVAAMCAGGGMGSAVVLEVPAP, from the coding sequence ATGGGTGAAGCAGTCATCGTCTCGACGGCACGGACGCCGATCGGCACCGCGTTCAAGGGGTCGCTGGTCGACGTCGACGGGCTGGCGTTGGGGACGTCCGTGGTGCGCGAGATCGTGAGTCGTTCGGGGATGGACCCGGCACTGTTCGACGATGTGATCCTCGGCGAGTCCCTCTACGGCGGCGGCGACATCGCCCGCTATGCCGCGATCGAGGCCGGCCTCGAGGGCGTGCCCGGGTTGGCCCACAACCGTCACTGTGCATCGGGTCTCGCGGCGATCAGCACCGCGTCGGCTTCGATACGCGCCGGCATGGACCGCGCCGTCATCGCCGGTGGCGTGCATTCCACGTCGACCATGCCGACGTCGACCCGCCGGGTCCCGGGTACCGACGATTGGGAATCCTGGATGTCGCCCAGCCACGCCGAGCGCCCCGATGCGCCGGCGATGGACATGACGATCACCGTCGGCTGGAACGCCGCGACCGAGGCGGGTGTCACCCGCGAGCAGATGGACGCGTGGGCGTTGCGTTCCCACGAGCGTGCCGTCGCGGCGATCGACGCCGGCGCGTTCGTCGAGGAGATCTACCCGGTCAACATCGTGGAGCGAGACGGAAGCACCCGGACCTTCTCCGTCGACGAGCACCCGCGTCGTTCGTCGAGCATGGAGAAGCTCGCCGCGCTCCCTCCGTTGCACCCCGAGATCGAGGGCTTCAGCATCACCGCCGGCAACTCCGCCGGTCTGAACGATGCGGCCGGCGCCGTCGTGGTTGTCGACGACTCGCTGCTCGCCTCCGAAGGTCTCGAGGCGCTGGCCGTCGTGCGGGGGTGGGCTTCCGTCGGCATCGCTCCCGAGCGAACCGGCCTCGCGCCGACGCTCGCGATTCCGAAGGCCCTCGACCGTGTCGGTCTGACCATCGACGACGTCGACCTCTGGGAGATCAACGAGGCGTTCGCCTCGATGTGTGTCGCAACCACACGCATCCTCGAGATCGACGAGGAGATCGTGAATGTTCTCGGGAGCGGGTGCAGTCTCGGTCACCCGATCGCGATGACCGGGTCTCGTATGGTGATCAGCCTCATCCACGAGCTGC